The Desulfarculaceae bacterium genome window below encodes:
- a CDS encoding response regulator yields the protein MSLILVVDDEPGVLQTISDWLGGEGYEVATAGSAEEAMAWFRQTDRVPDAALVDIKLTGANGFELADWLAKDFDFHEVIFLTAFFWEEETRRELVARRTPYFEKPLKFTREVLPFLERFLAKS from the coding sequence CCTGATCTTGGTCGTCGACGACGAGCCCGGAGTGCTCCAGACCATCAGCGACTGGTTGGGCGGGGAAGGCTACGAGGTGGCCACGGCGGGCTCCGCCGAGGAGGCCATGGCCTGGTTCCGCCAGACCGACCGCGTGCCCGACGCCGCTCTGGTCGATATCAAGCTGACCGGGGCCAACGGCTTCGAGCTGGCCGACTGGCTGGCCAAGGACTTCGATTTCCACGAGGTGATATTCCTCACCGCCTTTTTCTGGGAAGAGGAGACCCGGCGGGAGCTGGTGGCCCGGCGCACCCCCTATTTCGAGAAGCCCCTCAAGTTCACCCGCGAGGTTTTGCCCTTTTTAGAACGCTTTTTGGCCAAGTCCTGA
- a CDS encoding sigma-54 dependent transcriptional regulator → MAPSNQILLVDDDQDAREIVAEALSLDGHQVVETGRGDDAIALLEKRGFHLIITDLRMPGASGEELLNYVEEHLPGTPVIMVTGYGSVDVAVLAMKRGAFDFQQKPLNLEHLRLTAKRALAKAQLNHAVDYLRHEQPYIYRLDSLVARSPAMRKVLAKITRVAPTDVTVLLTGETGTGKSLLAGAIHANSPREGANLVTVNCAALAETLLESELFGHEKGAFTGAHKARVGRVQQAHGGTLFLDEVGDMSPATQAKTLRAIEDKEVQPIGGSRTIQVDVRIIAATNVDLAEAVSQARFREDLFYRLSVAPIHIPPLRERAEDVVPLAEMFHHKICQESRCQARPFSPAAMEAIQEYQWPGNIRELRNSVERAVLFASGDEIDPSDLGLSPTVSGRESGNGLPTLELKELEHLAVELALKQSDWVQSRAAELLGISPRALSYKLDKLDINHPMLEARRRR, encoded by the coding sequence ATGGCCCCCTCCAACCAAATACTGCTGGTCGACGACGACCAAGACGCCCGCGAGATTGTGGCCGAGGCGCTCAGCCTGGACGGCCACCAGGTGGTGGAAACCGGGCGCGGCGACGATGCCATCGCCTTGCTGGAAAAGCGCGGCTTCCATCTGATAATCACCGATTTGCGTATGCCCGGGGCCAGCGGCGAGGAGCTCTTGAACTACGTGGAAGAGCACCTGCCAGGCACCCCGGTGATCATGGTCACCGGCTACGGCTCGGTGGACGTGGCCGTGCTAGCCATGAAGCGCGGAGCCTTCGACTTCCAGCAAAAGCCCTTGAACCTGGAGCATCTGCGCCTGACCGCCAAGCGGGCCCTGGCCAAGGCCCAGCTCAACCACGCGGTGGACTATCTGCGCCACGAGCAGCCCTACATCTACCGCCTGGATTCCCTGGTGGCCCGGAGCCCGGCCATGCGGAAGGTGTTGGCCAAGATCACCCGGGTGGCCCCCACCGACGTGACCGTGCTCCTAACCGGCGAGACCGGCACCGGCAAGAGCCTCTTGGCCGGAGCCATCCACGCCAACAGCCCCCGCGAGGGGGCCAACCTGGTCACGGTCAACTGCGCGGCCCTCGCCGAGACCCTTTTGGAAAGCGAGCTGTTCGGCCACGAGAAGGGCGCTTTCACCGGGGCCCACAAGGCCCGGGTGGGCCGCGTCCAGCAGGCCCACGGCGGCACCCTGTTCCTGGACGAGGTGGGCGACATGAGCCCGGCCACCCAGGCCAAGACCCTGAGGGCCATCGAGGACAAGGAGGTCCAGCCCATCGGCGGGTCCCGCACCATCCAGGTGGACGTGCGCATCATCGCGGCCACCAACGTGGACCTGGCCGAGGCGGTGAGCCAGGCCCGCTTCCGCGAGGACCTCTTCTACCGCCTGTCCGTGGCGCCCATCCACATCCCGCCGCTCAGGGAGCGCGCCGAGGACGTGGTGCCCCTGGCCGAGATGTTCCACCACAAGATCTGCCAGGAGAGCCGCTGCCAGGCCCGCCCCTTCTCCCCGGCGGCCATGGAGGCCATCCAGGAGTACCAGTGGCCGGGCAACATCCGCGAACTGAGAAACTCGGTGGAGCGGGCGGTGCTCTTCGCCTCGGGCGACGAGATCGATCCCAGCGACCTGGGCCTGAGCCCCACCGTGTCGGGCAGGGAAAGCGGCAACGGCCTGCCCACCCTGGAGCTCAAGGAGCTGGAGCACCTGGCGGTGGAGCTGGCCCTTAAGCAAAGCGACTGGGTGCAGAGCCGGGCGGCCGAGCTTCTGGGCATCTCCCCCCGGGCGCTGTCTTATAAATTAGACAAGTTGGACATCAACCACCCCATGCTGGAAGCCCGCCGCCGCCGCTAG